In Dasypus novemcinctus isolate mDasNov1 chromosome 10, mDasNov1.1.hap2, whole genome shotgun sequence, one DNA window encodes the following:
- the LOC139439907 gene encoding olfactory receptor 5M11-like translates to MLIKNGSAITEFILLGLTDRPELQPLLFVLFLVVYLVTLLGNLGIIVLIKLDSRLHTPMYFFLTNLAFVDLCYTSNATPHMLSAFLSERKTISYAGCFTQCYIFIALLLTEFYMLAAMAYDRYMAICNPLRYSVKMSRRVCISLATLPYVYGFSEGLFQAILTFRLNFCRSNVINHFYCADPPLIKLSCSDPYFKEYAMLISAGFNLSNSLAIILVSYAFIIAAILRIKSTEGRHKVFSTCGSHMIGVTLFYVTLFCMFVRHPTDKTVEQSKIIAVFYTFVSPLLNPLIYSLRNKDVKRALKNILGRNIITKMAMFPFSNKS, encoded by the coding sequence ATGCTCATTAAAAATGGCAGTGCAATAACAGAATTCATACTCCTGGGGCTTACAGATCGCCCAGAACTCCAGCCTCTCCTCTTTGTGTTGTTTCTGGTTGTTTACCTTGTCACCCTCTTAGGAAACCTGGGCATAATAGTGTTAATCAAACTGGACTCGCGccttcacacccccatgtacttcttcctcactAACTTAGCTTTTGTGGATTTGTGCTACACCTCGAATGCAACGCCACATATGCTGTCTGCTTTCTTATCAGAGAGGAAGACCATTTCCTATGCTGGCTGCTTTACACAGTGTTATATTTTCATTGCACTCCTGCTTACTGAGTTCTACATGCTGGCAGCGATGGCCTATGATCGCTACATGGCCATATGCAACCCACTGCGCTACAGTGTGAAAATGTCCAGGAGAGTCTGCATCAGCTTGGCCACACTCCCTTATGTCTATGGCTTCTCAGAAGGTCTGTTCCAGGCCATCCTGACCTTCCGTTTGAACTTCTGCAGATCCAATGTCATCAACCACTTCTACTGTGCTGACCCACCGCTCATTAAACTTTCTTGCTCTGATCCTTATTTCAAAGAATATGccatgctcatctcagcaggctTCAACCTCTCTAATTCCCTCGCCATCATCCTGGTGTCCTATGCCTTTATAATAGCTGCCATCCTCCGGATCAAATCAACTGAAGGACGGCACAAGGTATTCTCCACCTGTGGGTCTCACATGATTGGTGTCACCCTATTTTATGTGACACTCTTCTGCATGTTTGTAAGACATCCAACAGATAAAACTGTTGAGCAATCCAAAATAATAGCTGTCTTCTACACATTTGTAAGCCCACTGCTTAACCCATTGATCTATAGTCTGCGAAACAAAGATGTAAAAAGGGCCTTGAAAAATATCCTCGGGCGAAACATAATCACTAAAATGGCAATGTTCCCATTTTCCAATAAATCATAA